A portion of the Bacillus sp. es.034 genome contains these proteins:
- a CDS encoding pseudouridine synthase, translating to MERLQKVIAHSGVASRRKAEQLIIEGKVKVNGKVVKELGTKVSHSDRVEVTGIQIERENKVYYMLYKPRGVISAVTDDKDRQVVTDFFPEIEERIYPVGRLDYETSGILLLTNDGDFANSLMHPSNEIEKTYVARLKGIPPKFKIRELEKGIKLEDGMTAPAKVKVLSIDKKQGKSIVEITIHEGRNRQVRRMFEALGYPVQKLKRERYAFLSLHGLNAGEGRELTPHEVKQLRTLAETGSIH from the coding sequence GTGGAACGATTACAAAAGGTAATTGCTCACAGTGGTGTGGCGTCACGCCGTAAAGCAGAGCAATTAATTATAGAAGGTAAAGTAAAGGTCAATGGGAAAGTCGTAAAGGAACTTGGAACGAAGGTATCACACTCCGATCGCGTTGAAGTAACGGGCATTCAGATCGAAAGAGAAAACAAAGTATATTATATGCTCTATAAACCAAGGGGTGTCATCTCGGCTGTAACCGATGATAAAGATCGTCAGGTGGTAACGGATTTCTTCCCTGAAATCGAGGAAAGAATTTATCCAGTCGGCAGACTTGATTATGAAACTTCAGGGATCCTCTTGTTAACCAATGATGGCGACTTTGCCAATTCCCTGATGCATCCAAGCAATGAGATTGAAAAGACGTATGTGGCAAGATTAAAGGGGATTCCGCCTAAATTCAAGATCCGTGAGCTTGAAAAAGGAATTAAGCTGGAAGACGGAATGACCGCACCGGCTAAAGTGAAAGTCCTGAGCATCGATAAAAAGCAGGGGAAATCAATCGTGGAAATCACGATTCATGAAGGAAGAAATCGTCAGGTCCGCCGGATGTTCGAAGCCCTGGGTTATCCTGTTCAAAAGTTGAAAAGAGAAAGATATGCATTCCTCTCGCTCCACGGCTTGAATGCGGGAGAGGGAAGAGAACTGACACCACATGAAGTGAAACAATTGAGGACGCTTGCTGAAACAGGCAGCATCCACTAA
- a CDS encoding segregation/condensation protein A, which translates to MEYNVKIDAFEGPLDLLLHLINSLEIDIYDIPMAQITEQYMLYVHTMKDLQLDVASEYLVMAATLLAIKSKMLLPKHDEGMMGDEIEFEEEDPRDELVERLIEYRKFKEAANELKHREEERGQVYTKPPSDLSEFSEEVDLKNTEVQVSLYDMLGAFHKLLRRKKLQRPVQTRITRQEISIEKRMTDILENLQNLKRRTSFTSLFPSDSKEHLVVTFLAVLELMKRKQIIVNQENNFTEIFVEAGEEAGMVEQY; encoded by the coding sequence GTGGAATACAATGTAAAGATTGACGCTTTTGAGGGTCCCCTGGATCTTCTTTTGCATCTGATTAACTCGTTAGAAATTGATATATATGATATTCCTATGGCTCAGATCACGGAGCAATATATGTTATATGTACATACGATGAAGGATTTGCAACTGGATGTCGCAAGTGAATATCTGGTGATGGCAGCTACGTTACTCGCCATTAAAAGTAAAATGCTCCTTCCTAAGCATGATGAGGGCATGATGGGCGATGAAATCGAATTTGAAGAAGAAGATCCCCGGGACGAACTGGTGGAGCGGTTGATTGAGTATCGTAAATTTAAAGAAGCGGCGAATGAGCTGAAGCATCGTGAGGAAGAGCGGGGGCAAGTGTATACCAAGCCTCCAAGTGACCTTTCTGAATTCAGTGAAGAGGTCGATTTAAAGAATACTGAAGTTCAGGTATCGTTATATGATATGCTTGGAGCTTTTCATAAATTATTGAGAAGGAAAAAACTTCAGCGCCCTGTTCAAACGAGAATTACAAGGCAGGAAATATCCATTGAGAAAAGAATGACCGATATTCTGGAAAACTTACAGAATCTAAAAAGACGAACATCCTTTACAAGTCTTTTCCCCTCTGACAGCAAAGAGCATCTCGTGGTGACGTTCCTTGCTGTGCTTGAATTAATGAAGCGTAAACAAATCATCGTCAACCAGGAGAATAACTTTACGGAAATATTTGTAGAAGCAGGAGAGGAGGCTGGAATGGTTGAGCAGTATTAA
- the lysA gene encoding diaminopimelate decarboxylase, with amino-acid sequence MHLHGSAEIKNGGLMIGGVSTGDLAAQYGTPLYVYDTKLVRERARGFKETFESLGVKAEVAYASKAFSCIGIFQIMDEEGLSLDVVSGGELFTALKAGFPPGRIHFNGNNKSREELTMAIEHKIGCIVVDNFHELKLVSELSRSLEEATRVLLRVTPGIEAHTHDYILTGQEDSKFGFDLENGQAEKAMKSAMDSEAIELLGLHCHIGSQIFETTGFILASRKIIEKVALWRSQYSFHPKVINLGGGFGIRYTKDDDPIPPRQYVEEMIAAVKEEVEKYNLEMPEIWIEPGRSLVGDAGTSLYTLGSQKDVPGVRKYVAVDGGMSDNIRPALYKAKYEAIIANKADRMCEDMVSVAGKCCESGDMLIWDLPLPVAEDGDILAVFCTGAYGYSMANNYNRIPRPAVVFVEDGEARLAVRRETYEDLITNDVRF; translated from the coding sequence ATGCATCTTCATGGATCAGCAGAAATAAAAAACGGGGGCTTAATGATAGGCGGGGTCAGTACCGGAGACCTGGCCGCTCAATATGGTACGCCCCTTTATGTATATGACACGAAACTTGTCAGAGAGCGTGCGAGAGGATTTAAAGAAACCTTTGAATCCCTCGGGGTGAAGGCGGAAGTAGCTTATGCCAGCAAAGCATTCTCCTGTATCGGGATCTTTCAGATAATGGATGAAGAAGGATTGTCCCTGGATGTCGTTTCTGGAGGAGAGCTATTTACGGCCCTGAAGGCAGGGTTTCCTCCAGGACGGATCCATTTTAATGGGAATAACAAGTCAAGGGAAGAACTGACGATGGCCATTGAACATAAAATCGGCTGTATCGTCGTCGATAACTTTCATGAACTGAAGCTTGTGAGTGAATTGTCACGATCTCTTGAAGAAGCCACAAGGGTGCTGTTAAGAGTAACACCGGGGATCGAAGCTCATACCCATGATTATATCCTGACGGGACAGGAAGATTCAAAATTCGGATTTGATTTAGAGAACGGTCAGGCCGAGAAAGCGATGAAATCAGCGATGGACTCAGAAGCAATTGAATTGTTGGGTCTCCACTGCCATATTGGTTCACAGATTTTTGAAACGACGGGCTTCATTCTCGCCTCCAGGAAAATCATCGAAAAGGTCGCCCTGTGGCGTTCTCAATACAGCTTTCATCCAAAAGTCATTAATCTGGGTGGAGGATTTGGTATCCGATACACGAAAGATGATGATCCCATTCCTCCTCGTCAATATGTGGAAGAAATGATTGCTGCAGTGAAAGAGGAAGTAGAGAAATACAATTTAGAGATGCCTGAGATCTGGATTGAGCCGGGTCGGTCACTTGTAGGAGATGCAGGTACAAGTCTTTATACTTTGGGATCACAGAAAGATGTTCCAGGTGTCAGAAAATATGTAGCGGTTGATGGGGGAATGAGCGATAATATCAGACCTGCCCTATACAAGGCGAAATATGAAGCGATCATCGCGAATAAAGCCGACCGGATGTGTGAAGATATGGTTTCCGTTGCAGGGAAATGCTGTGAGTCAGGAGACATGCTGATATGGGACCTGCCACTGCCTGTCGCGGAAGACGGGGATATTCTCGCTGTGTTCTGTACAGGTGCATACGGATATTCGATGGCGAATAACTACAATCGAATTCCACGGCCCGCCGTCGTATTTGTCGAGGACGGAGAAGCGAGGTTAGCTGTCCGAAGGGAGACATATGAGGATTTGATTACCAATGATGTAAGGTTTTAA
- a CDS encoding cytochrome c biogenesis protein ResB — translation MKEIKCVCGHVNPNGTVLCESCGRALTEEAKNEKLHDMRYEGSARRSQTYNKSIIDKIWNFFSSVKVGVWLIVITLIASAVGTILPQEQYIPNGQPADEYYKDVYGFFGELYYTVGFHDLYSSWWYLLLIASIGVSLVICSLDRVIPLYRALKNQRVSRHEGFLKRQRIYGKTDTTEYHESLGKIKEKLTRKKYKIREEDGNILAEKNRFSRWGPYVNHIGLIIFLFGGMLRFVPGMYIDETVWIREGETRAVPGTDQEYYLENKGFTLETYDKNKDKEVFGEAIDKNGTIAKNFQSDVILYKESGDRVPGQKAERTKEQEDSIKVNHPLKFGNFAVYQTSYKLDEFKSMSFTLDNKKSGKSFGKFTVDLFDPQNAYTFEDGYKAELMGYYPDFSGFNEQGEPQTKSPLPNNPAFLFKLFSPEKPEGEISFVGIRKNLEPLGENDYKLSFAGVETRDVSALTVHKDLTLWILALGGAIFMIGVIQGAYWHHRRIWIRRSDDGDGLIVAGHTNKNWHGLKNEISLVLEGTGINEPVDQQQKDDVRRNEDVNDNNGRVEQ, via the coding sequence ATGAAAGAGATTAAATGTGTATGCGGTCATGTGAATCCAAATGGTACCGTTCTCTGTGAATCCTGTGGACGGGCTTTAACGGAGGAAGCAAAGAATGAAAAGCTCCATGACATGCGTTACGAGGGGAGTGCAAGACGTTCCCAAACGTATAATAAATCGATTATAGATAAGATTTGGAATTTCTTCTCTTCTGTGAAAGTGGGCGTATGGTTAATCGTCATCACGCTTATTGCTTCAGCAGTGGGGACGATACTTCCCCAGGAGCAGTATATTCCGAATGGTCAGCCTGCAGATGAATACTATAAAGATGTCTATGGTTTCTTCGGAGAACTGTACTATACGGTAGGTTTCCATGATCTATATAGCTCATGGTGGTACTTGCTCCTTATTGCATCCATTGGTGTTTCCCTCGTCATATGCAGCCTGGACCGGGTGATCCCCCTCTATCGCGCCTTGAAGAACCAACGTGTCTCAAGGCATGAAGGCTTCTTGAAACGTCAAAGGATATATGGGAAAACGGACACGACCGAATATCATGAGTCCCTCGGCAAAATAAAAGAAAAGCTGACCCGAAAAAAATATAAGATCCGGGAAGAGGATGGAAATATCCTTGCAGAGAAGAACCGTTTCTCAAGATGGGGTCCCTATGTAAATCATATCGGCCTTATCATCTTCCTATTCGGCGGCATGCTTCGATTCGTCCCGGGGATGTACATCGACGAAACGGTGTGGATCCGTGAAGGAGAAACGAGAGCCGTTCCGGGTACGGACCAGGAATATTACTTGGAAAACAAAGGATTCACCCTGGAGACATACGACAAGAACAAGGATAAAGAAGTATTCGGTGAAGCGATTGACAAAAACGGGACCATCGCGAAGAATTTCCAATCGGATGTGATCCTCTATAAGGAATCAGGAGATCGCGTTCCGGGTCAAAAGGCAGAACGCACGAAAGAGCAGGAGGATTCCATTAAAGTGAACCATCCTCTTAAATTCGGGAATTTTGCTGTCTATCAAACAAGTTATAAACTGGATGAATTCAAATCCATGTCCTTTACCCTGGATAATAAAAAGTCAGGGAAAAGCTTCGGTAAATTCACAGTTGATTTATTCGATCCGCAAAATGCCTATACGTTTGAAGATGGGTATAAAGCAGAACTTATGGGATATTATCCGGATTTCTCCGGGTTCAACGAACAGGGGGAACCGCAAACCAAATCTCCCCTGCCGAATAACCCGGCATTCCTGTTTAAATTGTTCTCACCTGAAAAGCCCGAAGGTGAAATCAGTTTTGTAGGAATCCGGAAAAACCTTGAGCCCTTAGGTGAAAATGACTACAAATTGTCATTTGCCGGTGTCGAGACGAGAGATGTATCGGCCTTGACCGTACATAAAGATCTTACCCTCTGGATTCTGGCCCTTGGAGGAGCCATCTTCATGATCGGTGTCATACAGGGTGCCTACTGGCATCACAGAAGGATCTGGATCAGGCGGAGTGATGATGGGGATGGACTCATCGTAGCCGGTCATACGAACAAAAACTGGCATGGTTTGAAAAATGAAATCAGTCTTGTATTGGAAGGCACTGGGATCAATGAGCCTGTCGATCAACAACAAAAGGACGATGTAAGGAGGAATGAGGATGTCAACGACAACAATGGCAGAGTGGAGCAGTAA
- a CDS encoding thiol-disulfide oxidoreductase ResA, whose product MNKKKRRLLIRTIILIVLTSAVAYTLYANFTKDERGMLKAGDKAPDFVLTDMDGNTHRLSDYEGKGVFLNFWGTWCKPCEREMPYMNNQFKKYQDQGVQILAVNVGESDFLINRFVSKHGLGFPILVDKEEEVQNAYGIDPLPTTFLINPQGEIEKIITGTMTENDIIEDLESIKP is encoded by the coding sequence ATGAATAAGAAAAAACGCAGATTGCTCATCCGGACCATTATTCTCATTGTGCTGACTTCTGCAGTTGCATATACCCTTTATGCAAACTTCACAAAGGATGAAAGAGGGATGTTAAAGGCGGGCGATAAGGCACCGGATTTTGTCCTTACGGATATGGATGGGAATACACACCGCCTTTCCGATTATGAAGGAAAAGGGGTCTTCCTGAACTTTTGGGGAACATGGTGCAAACCGTGTGAAAGGGAAATGCCTTACATGAACAATCAATTTAAGAAGTATCAGGACCAGGGTGTACAGATTTTAGCGGTAAATGTAGGGGAATCCGATTTCCTCATTAACCGATTCGTTTCAAAACATGGGTTAGGATTCCCTATATTAGTAGACAAGGAAGAGGAAGTGCAGAATGCATACGGGATCGATCCACTTCCTACGACGTTCCTGATCAACCCTCAGGGAGAAATAGAAAAGATCATAACGGGTACGATGACAGAAAACGATATCATTGAAGATTTAGAGAGCATCAAGCCGTAA
- a CDS encoding GNAT family N-acetyltransferase — MLIRYKKAFEKIAMGLLSFMPNEKDLKKLQQTMKQYETEENWQLFLWKEEDIVGLIGVYKTEGTLEIQHISVNPSHRHEGIGKSMVKHLREMHSEFEVKPNSDTASFFERCDEMDVDSEEQ; from the coding sequence ATGTTAATTCGGTATAAAAAGGCGTTTGAAAAGATTGCCATGGGATTATTATCTTTCATGCCAAATGAAAAGGATTTGAAGAAGCTTCAACAAACGATGAAGCAATACGAAACTGAAGAAAATTGGCAGCTCTTTTTATGGAAAGAAGAGGACATAGTAGGTTTGATCGGAGTTTACAAAACAGAAGGTACATTAGAGATTCAACATATATCAGTCAATCCATCACATCGTCACGAAGGAATCGGGAAATCCATGGTGAAACATCTAAGGGAAATGCACTCGGAGTTTGAAGTGAAACCCAATTCAGACACCGCGTCATTTTTCGAGAGATGTGATGAAATGGATGTAGACAGCGAGGAACAATAA
- a CDS encoding spore germination protein — translation MPQKTKETPIPKDLKVIEDYMKEHVGLNTSFDIGVRKLMVLKKGVHFYYINGLTDASYIIEIVEELVEINDHERATSRLYDIVHNRLVHQSVEPVKTIEEAVDEVLSGLIAVFVEGYEEALIVDVRSYPGRQPSEPDTEKVVRGSRDGYVENIIVNTALTRRRIRDPRLRFEIFRIGERSKTDISIAYIDDVANPCLIEVIKKELKSIKIDGLTMADKTIEEFLVKQGYNPYPLVRYTERADVAATHLLEGHVLIFVDTSPSVIITPTTFFHHLQHAEEYRQSPAVGTFVRWTRFMGVLASLFLLPLWYLFVLDPSLLPDVIKYVGPQEQTNIPVIVQLFIADLGVEMFRIAAIHTPTPLSTAMGLIAAVLIGQIAIDVGLFQPEVILYVAVASIGTFATPSYELSVANKIARLLLLVMVAFFHIPGLMIGSTLFILYVANIKSLNTPYLWPLLPFSPKAFMQILVRKSVPGSKIRPSIVQPRNKYKQPAKS, via the coding sequence ATGCCTCAAAAGACGAAGGAAACACCGATACCTAAAGATCTAAAAGTCATTGAAGATTATATGAAAGAGCACGTAGGGTTGAACACAAGCTTTGACATCGGTGTCCGTAAATTGATGGTCTTGAAAAAAGGTGTTCATTTTTATTATATAAATGGGCTCACCGATGCATCCTATATCATTGAAATTGTAGAAGAACTAGTGGAAATCAATGATCATGAGCGGGCTACAAGCAGATTATACGATATTGTACATAATCGACTTGTGCATCAATCCGTCGAACCTGTAAAAACGATTGAAGAAGCAGTCGATGAAGTGCTTTCCGGTTTGATTGCCGTATTTGTTGAAGGATATGAAGAGGCGCTGATCGTGGATGTCCGGAGTTATCCGGGAAGACAACCGTCAGAACCCGATACGGAGAAGGTTGTCCGCGGGTCCCGTGACGGTTATGTCGAGAATATCATCGTCAATACAGCTTTAACAAGAAGAAGAATAAGAGATCCCAGGCTGAGGTTTGAAATATTCCGTATCGGGGAGCGTTCCAAGACGGATATTTCGATTGCGTATATTGATGACGTGGCCAACCCGTGCTTGATTGAAGTGATCAAGAAAGAATTAAAAAGTATAAAAATTGATGGATTGACGATGGCGGATAAAACAATAGAAGAGTTTCTGGTGAAACAAGGGTATAATCCATATCCGCTGGTCAGATATACAGAAAGAGCGGATGTGGCTGCGACACACCTGCTAGAAGGGCATGTACTGATCTTTGTCGATACATCGCCGAGTGTCATCATCACACCTACCACGTTCTTTCATCATCTGCAGCATGCGGAGGAGTATAGACAATCACCTGCTGTAGGGACATTTGTAAGATGGACAAGATTCATGGGTGTGCTTGCTTCCCTTTTCCTTCTTCCGTTATGGTATCTGTTTGTACTTGATCCATCACTGCTGCCGGATGTGATTAAATATGTCGGACCTCAGGAACAAACCAATATTCCCGTGATTGTTCAATTATTCATCGCTGACCTTGGGGTGGAGATGTTCAGGATCGCCGCCATTCATACCCCGACCCCTCTCTCGACGGCCATGGGTTTGATCGCCGCCGTCCTGATCGGTCAGATTGCCATCGATGTTGGGCTATTCCAGCCTGAAGTCATCTTGTATGTAGCTGTCGCTTCGATCGGTACGTTTGCCACTCCGAGTTATGAATTGAGTGTAGCGAATAAGATAGCAAGGCTTCTTCTCCTGGTGATGGTTGCGTTCTTCCATATTCCAGGTTTGATGATTGGAAGTACCCTGTTTATTCTGTACGTAGCGAATATCAAATCCCTCAATACCCCGTACCTATGGCCGCTGCTGCCTTTCAGTCCGAAGGCGTTTATGCAGATTCTCGTCAGGAAGTCGGTACCGGGGTCTAAAATTCGACCAAGTATCGTCCAGCCGAGAAATAAATACAAACAGCCTGCTAAATCTTAG
- a CDS encoding nucleoside recognition domain-containing protein, protein MVNLIWVGMTIIGLIFAIINGKMAEVNEAIFTSANEAVTLCIGLISVLVFWLGIMRIAQEAGLLDKLAKLFRPFVKRLFPEVPDNHPAMGYILSNMMANMFGLGNAATPLGIKAMEQLKSLNGGKDVASRSMITFLAINTSSITIIPTTVIAIRMKYDSASPTEIVGPTLIATMLSTIGAILIDRYFHYRRTRREVK, encoded by the coding sequence ATGGTTAACTTGATATGGGTGGGGATGACCATCATCGGGTTGATATTCGCAATCATTAACGGAAAAATGGCAGAGGTGAATGAAGCCATTTTCACCTCAGCCAATGAAGCTGTTACCTTATGCATAGGATTGATCAGTGTATTGGTGTTTTGGCTTGGGATCATGAGGATCGCCCAGGAAGCGGGATTACTTGATAAACTGGCTAAGTTGTTCAGGCCATTCGTGAAGAGGCTTTTCCCGGAAGTACCCGATAATCATCCGGCAATGGGGTATATCCTTTCCAACATGATGGCCAATATGTTTGGCCTCGGAAATGCTGCTACCCCACTCGGGATCAAAGCCATGGAGCAGTTGAAAAGCTTAAACGGTGGAAAGGATGTTGCCAGCAGGTCGATGATCACATTCTTGGCGATCAATACCTCAAGCATCACGATCATTCCGACAACGGTGATCGCGATCCGTATGAAATATGACTCTGCGTCGCCAACTGAAATAGTAGGACCGACTCTGATCGCCACGATGCTGTCCACCATTGGTGCAATTCTGATCGACCGTTATTTCCATTACAGGCGAACCCGTCGAGAGGTGAAGTAA
- a CDS encoding D-alanyl-D-alanine carboxypeptidase family protein — protein MGVNRKRARFYIYYFLLFAFLFVSVSGKVLAAPSVSAQKAILMDQETGRILYEKDAHTQSRIASITKIMTAILAVESGKLDQEVTVSSNAAGTEGSSLYLKAGEKIKLEDLVYGLMLRSGNDGAVAIAEFVGGSLDGFVYMMNEKAKGIGMENTHFSNPHGLDDHEDHYSTAYDMAVLARYSMGNDRYKEIAGTKVHTAPNPDEKWDRKWKNKNRLLTELYKYSTGGKTGYTKLAKRTLVSTASKDGENLIAVTLNGPDDWNDHIGMFEYGFKHYDYKIVLDKGSIKKMDDKIYKDHAYLKRESVLTLTDAEVDKVKVEYKMLKPKQEWLKGQHVPGVVGKAVVYLGDKEVDTLPVFYKASGEKKEEKSWWKFWAYSFESIIGVRDHG, from the coding sequence ATGGGTGTGAATCGAAAGAGAGCGAGATTTTACATATACTATTTTCTACTATTTGCTTTTCTGTTTGTCTCTGTTTCCGGAAAGGTTCTGGCTGCACCTTCAGTCAGCGCACAAAAAGCAATCTTAATGGATCAGGAAACAGGGCGCATTCTATATGAAAAGGATGCCCATACTCAAAGTCGCATTGCCAGCATCACGAAGATCATGACTGCGATCCTTGCCGTCGAGTCCGGAAAGTTGGATCAGGAAGTAACCGTATCATCGAACGCAGCCGGTACGGAAGGCTCCTCCCTTTACTTGAAGGCAGGAGAGAAGATAAAGCTTGAGGATCTCGTGTACGGATTGATGCTCAGGTCAGGGAATGATGGGGCAGTCGCCATTGCGGAATTTGTAGGGGGAAGCCTGGACGGTTTTGTCTATATGATGAATGAAAAGGCAAAGGGAATAGGGATGGAAAATACTCATTTCTCCAATCCACACGGTCTGGATGACCATGAAGATCACTATTCGACAGCGTATGATATGGCCGTTCTCGCGAGATATTCAATGGGAAATGATAGATATAAGGAAATTGCAGGCACTAAAGTCCACACCGCTCCGAATCCTGATGAAAAGTGGGACCGCAAGTGGAAAAACAAAAATAGACTGCTGACTGAATTATATAAATATAGTACAGGAGGGAAAACGGGTTATACAAAACTGGCCAAAAGAACACTCGTTTCCACAGCTTCAAAGGATGGGGAGAATCTGATTGCCGTGACCCTGAACGGTCCTGATGACTGGAATGATCATATCGGGATGTTTGAATACGGATTTAAGCACTATGATTACAAAATCGTCCTGGACAAAGGCAGTATTAAAAAAATGGATGATAAAATCTATAAAGACCATGCCTATCTTAAACGGGAATCTGTACTAACCTTGACAGATGCTGAAGTGGATAAGGTCAAGGTGGAGTATAAGATGCTGAAGCCAAAACAGGAATGGTTAAAGGGTCAGCACGTGCCTGGGGTAGTCGGGAAGGCAGTGGTTTATTTAGGGGATAAGGAAGTGGATACCCTTCCCGTTTTTTATAAGGCATCAGGTGAAAAGAAAGAAGAAAAAAGCTGGTGGAAATTTTGGGCTTATTCCTTTGAATCCATCATAGGGGTACGGGATCATGGTTAA
- the scpB gene encoding SMC-Scp complex subunit ScpB, translated as MSSINWKGILESLLFAAGDEGLSLKQVCSVLEIEEQKAKDVLEDLKNDYENDSNRGIYIIEIAGTFQLVTKKRNADYLKKLVESPHVSFLSQAALETLAIIAYKQPITRMEIEQIRGVKTERPIQTLTSKGLVKEVGRAEGTGRAFLFGTTKEFLDYFGLKSIEELPPLPENIEDEFAQDEADLFFEKFQETMETNK; from the coding sequence TTGAGCAGTATTAATTGGAAAGGGATCCTTGAAAGCTTATTGTTTGCAGCGGGGGACGAAGGTCTATCACTGAAACAGGTCTGTTCTGTACTTGAAATCGAAGAACAGAAAGCAAAGGATGTCCTTGAAGACTTGAAGAATGATTATGAGAATGATTCCAATCGAGGCATATACATCATTGAAATAGCAGGAACCTTTCAATTAGTGACCAAAAAAAGGAATGCAGACTACTTGAAGAAACTGGTAGAATCCCCACATGTAAGCTTCCTGTCCCAGGCAGCCCTTGAAACCCTTGCGATTATCGCGTATAAACAGCCAATCACGCGCATGGAAATCGAACAGATCAGGGGTGTCAAGACCGAGCGTCCCATTCAGACCCTTACATCAAAAGGGCTCGTCAAGGAAGTGGGCAGGGCGGAAGGGACCGGACGTGCCTTTTTATTTGGTACAACGAAAGAATTTCTGGACTACTTCGGCCTGAAGAGCATCGAGGAGCTTCCACCTCTGCCTGAAAACATTGAAGACGAATTCGCCCAGGACGAAGCGGACCTGTTCTTTGAGAAATTTCAGGAGACGATGGAAACGAACAAATAG
- a CDS encoding spore maturation protein, with product MQWISTISLWLIPIMIGFILIYGTIKKVPTYETFVDGGKEGIKIAVSIIPFLIGMLVAITIFRESGALEFFVGLIRPALLALGIPPEIVPLAIIRPISGTAALGMMSDIIATNGPDSFIGRLASTLQGSTDTTLYVLTVYFGAVGIRKMGDALKVGLLADLVGIAAAIFIVTIMF from the coding sequence ATGCAATGGATATCCACCATTTCCCTATGGCTGATACCGATCATGATCGGATTTATATTAATCTATGGAACCATCAAAAAGGTCCCTACGTATGAAACATTTGTTGACGGAGGAAAGGAAGGGATCAAAATAGCGGTATCGATCATTCCCTTTCTGATAGGAATGCTTGTGGCCATCACCATCTTTCGGGAATCGGGTGCACTTGAATTCTTTGTTGGTCTGATCCGCCCAGCATTGCTCGCACTGGGCATCCCGCCGGAAATCGTCCCTCTGGCCATCATCCGGCCGATTTCCGGAACCGCTGCCCTCGGCATGATGAGTGATATCATCGCCACCAACGGACCCGATTCGTTCATCGGAAGACTCGCTTCCACCTTGCAGGGAAGCACAGATACAACCCTGTATGTACTGACCGTATATTTCGGTGCAGTCGGCATCCGGAAAATGGGGGATGCCCTGAAAGTGGGTCTCCTCGCCGATCTAGTAGGAATAGCAGCCGCCATCTTCATCGTCACCATCATGTTTTAA
- a CDS encoding DUF309 domain-containing protein — protein sequence MVYPEAYIEYLMYFHGNRDYFECHEVLEEYWKEVDPGNRTSHWVGLIQVAVGFYHYRRGNLTGAVRTFNKAKKNIEGNHKSLTGLGIHSRKLQAMIEETIHQIGENQPYHSIILPLTDASLSDQVQLRCRKNGYLWCSESDLTNSALIHRHSLRDRTDVITERRNALRKKRGGPPE from the coding sequence ATGGTTTATCCGGAAGCCTACATCGAATACTTAATGTATTTCCACGGTAATCGAGATTATTTTGAATGCCATGAAGTATTAGAAGAATATTGGAAAGAAGTCGATCCGGGAAACAGGACTTCCCACTGGGTGGGTCTCATCCAGGTCGCAGTCGGCTTTTATCATTATAGAAGAGGCAATCTGACAGGTGCGGTCAGAACATTCAATAAAGCTAAGAAGAATATTGAGGGGAATCACAAATCATTGACCGGGTTGGGGATTCATTCCAGAAAGCTTCAAGCAATGATTGAGGAAACCATTCACCAAATCGGTGAAAATCAACCTTATCACAGTATCATCCTGCCTTTGACGGATGCTTCACTATCAGATCAGGTTCAACTGCGGTGCAGGAAAAATGGCTATTTGTGGTGCTCAGAGAGTGACCTGACGAATTCAGCACTCATTCACCGTCATTCCCTCAGGGACCGCACCGATGTGATAACCGAGCGGAGAAATGCCTTACGAAAAAAAAGAGGCGGACCACCAGAATAG